The Methylotenera sp. G11 genome includes a window with the following:
- a CDS encoding pyridoxamine 5'-phosphate oxidase family protein, which yields MSRLYGEQHRKFQDEFGTRKMADRVEDIACKTEFDDEAKGFIEHMDMFFLSTVDHQGRPTVSYKGGDAGFVKVIDSKTLVFPSYDGNGMFFSMGNISTNPQVGLLFISFETPHRIRVQGTATVSRTDPLMQEYKEAEFIVRVTLSELWQNCPRYIHQRTKVRDSRYVPRAACETPVAEWKRIDLMQDVIPEADLKKVEKTGTIQIEEWIEKIKSGDPTA from the coding sequence ATGAGCAGACTGTACGGCGAGCAGCATCGCAAATTCCAGGACGAGTTCGGCACCCGCAAAATGGCGGACCGCGTTGAAGATATTGCCTGTAAAACCGAATTTGACGATGAAGCAAAAGGTTTCATCGAGCATATGGATATGTTTTTCCTGTCCACGGTCGACCACCAGGGTCGCCCTACCGTTTCCTATAAAGGCGGCGATGCCGGCTTTGTGAAGGTGATTGACAGCAAGACCCTGGTTTTCCCTAGTTACGATGGTAACGGCATGTTTTTTTCCATGGGCAACATCAGCACCAATCCGCAGGTCGGGCTACTGTTCATCTCATTCGAAACACCGCACCGCATCCGGGTGCAGGGCACGGCCACCGTTTCCCGCACCGACCCGCTGATGCAGGAATACAAAGAAGCGGAGTTCATCGTGCGCGTGACCTTATCCGAACTATGGCAGAACTGCCCGCGCTACATCCATCAGCGCACCAAAGTGCGCGATTCGCGTTATGTGCCAAGGGCCGCATGCGAAACCCCGGTGGCGGAATGGAAGCGCATCGACCTGATGCAGGATGTGATTCCTGAAGCTGACCTGAAAAAAGTGGAAAAAACCGGCACCATTCAGATTGAAGAATGGATAGAAAAAATCAAATCGGGCGACCCGACGGCTTAA
- the ndk gene encoding nucleoside-diphosphate kinase, with translation MAIQRTLSIIKPDAVAKNVIGKIYTRFENAGLKIVAAKMAQLTQAEAEGFYAVHKERPFFADLVKFMISGPVMIQALEGENAVQVNRDLMGATNPKEAAAGTIRADFAESIDANAVHGSDSAENAAIEIKYFFG, from the coding sequence ATGGCAATTCAACGTACGCTTTCTATCATCAAACCTGATGCAGTTGCAAAAAATGTGATCGGTAAAATTTACACGCGTTTTGAAAACGCCGGCTTGAAAATCGTTGCTGCAAAAATGGCGCAATTGACTCAGGCTGAGGCTGAAGGTTTCTATGCTGTGCACAAAGAGCGTCCTTTCTTTGCTGACCTGGTTAAATTCATGATCTCAGGCCCAGTGATGATTCAAGCGCTGGAAGGCGAAAACGCAGTTCAGGTTAACCGTGACCTGATGGGTGCTACCAACCCTAAAGAAGCGGCTGCCGGCACTATCCGTGCTGACTTTGCAGAAAGCATCGACGCTAATGCCGTTCACGGTTCTGATTCTGCTGAGAATGCAGCGATCGAAATCAAATACTTCTTTGGTTAA
- a CDS encoding formylmethanofuran dehydrogenase subunit A: MITLLKNGRIYDPAHQKNGVIEDIYIHNGRIIAKPADTEKISQTFDLSGKVVMAGAIDMHSHIGGGKINIARMMLPEYQEKQRQEIKNLSEPEAHICTPHCSHHATPSTTDTGFRYIEMGYTAAFEPAISPVNARQAHLEMGDTPMIDKGGYAMLGNDDYFLRMLAAKKDQKAINDYVAWILHATQAIGIKVVNPGGINAFKFNQRRLNLDENNVHYQVTPREILQSLSRAVHDLGIAKPLHVHCNNLGAAGNFATTLDTMSASSGLPMHLTHIQFHSYGTEGDKKFSSAAAQIAEAINKNKHITTDVGQILFGQTVTASGDSMMQHLNAKHANPKKSVIMDIECDAGCGVLPFKYRDQNYVNALQWAIGLELFLSVEDPWRIFLTTDHPNGAPFTSYPHLIRLLMDKTFRNEAFAKLNLDAQAMSNLTSLDREYSLYEIAIMTRAGAGKLIGLHDRGHLGTGAAADITVYTDQADREAMFSKPDYVFKNGDLAVKDGRVVKVVWGVTHTAKPAFDIGVEKDLKEYFDRYQTMQMDNFKISDDEISSDGRGQVVAHHNNKK, from the coding sequence ATGATTACCCTGCTTAAGAACGGCAGAATCTATGACCCTGCACACCAGAAAAATGGCGTGATTGAGGATATCTACATCCATAACGGCCGCATCATCGCAAAACCTGCGGACACAGAAAAAATCAGCCAGACCTTTGACCTGAGCGGTAAAGTGGTCATGGCAGGTGCGATCGACATGCACAGCCATATCGGCGGCGGCAAAATCAACATTGCACGCATGATGCTGCCGGAATATCAGGAAAAGCAGCGGCAGGAAATCAAAAACCTGAGCGAGCCGGAAGCGCACATCTGCACGCCGCATTGCAGCCACCATGCAACACCGAGCACGACCGACACCGGCTTCAGGTATATCGAAATGGGTTATACCGCAGCATTCGAGCCTGCAATCTCCCCGGTCAACGCCCGCCAGGCACACCTGGAAATGGGTGACACGCCGATGATAGACAAAGGCGGCTACGCCATGCTGGGCAATGATGATTACTTCCTGCGCATGCTAGCGGCAAAAAAAGACCAGAAAGCCATCAATGACTATGTTGCATGGATACTGCATGCGACGCAGGCTATCGGCATCAAGGTCGTTAACCCCGGCGGCATCAATGCTTTCAAATTCAACCAGCGCAGGCTGAACCTGGATGAAAACAATGTGCACTACCAGGTCACGCCGCGTGAAATCCTGCAAAGCTTAAGCCGTGCCGTGCATGACCTTGGCATTGCCAAACCGCTGCATGTGCATTGCAACAACCTCGGGGCTGCGGGCAACTTTGCCACTACTTTAGACACCATGAGTGCCAGCAGCGGCCTGCCTATGCACCTCACCCACATCCAGTTCCACAGCTACGGCACGGAAGGCGACAAGAAGTTTTCATCCGCTGCGGCACAGATTGCCGAGGCCATCAATAAAAACAAGCATATCACCACCGATGTCGGGCAGATCCTGTTCGGGCAAACTGTGACCGCCTCCGGCGACTCCATGATGCAGCACCTGAATGCAAAACATGCGAACCCGAAAAAATCGGTAATCATGGATATTGAATGCGACGCCGGCTGCGGTGTGCTGCCATTCAAATACCGTGACCAGAATTACGTGAACGCCCTGCAATGGGCGATTGGCCTGGAGTTATTCCTCTCGGTGGAAGACCCGTGGCGCATCTTCTTAACCACCGACCACCCCAACGGCGCACCGTTTACCAGCTACCCGCACCTGATTCGTCTGTTGATGGACAAGACCTTCAGGAACGAAGCCTTTGCCAAGCTGAACCTGGATGCGCAAGCCATGAGCAACCTGACCAGTCTGGATCGCGAATACAGCCTGTATGAGATCGCCATCATGACCCGTGCCGGCGCCGGCAAACTGATCGGCCTGCATGACCGCGGCCACCTGGGTACAGGTGCCGCGGCTGACATTACCGTATATACCGACCAGGCCGACCGCGAAGCCATGTTCAGCAAACCGGATTATGTCTTCAAGAATGGCGACCTGGCGGTTAAAGACGGCCGCGTCGTCAAAGTGGTATGGGGCGTGACCCACACCGCAAAACCGGCATTTGATATCGGCGTGGAAAAAGACCTGAAAGAGTATTTCGATCGCTACCAGACCATGCAGATGGATAATTTTAAAATCAGTGATGATGAAATCAGCAGCGATGGCCGCGGCCAGGTTGTCGCGCATCACAACAACAAAAAATAA
- the fhcD gene encoding formylmethanofuran--tetrahydromethanopterin N-formyltransferase, with protein MLLNSIQIDDTFAEAFNMRGTRVIITAQNHKWAYHAANAMTGFATSVIGCGVEAGIEREMTAEETPDGRPGVSILMFAMGSKVLMQQLETRMGQCILTCPTAAAFSGIASEDMISLGKHLRYFGDGYQTSKLIAGKRYWRIPVMDGEFLTEETTGMVRAIGGGNFLILATSQPAALAAAETAIDAMKKIPNVIMPFPGGVVRSGSKVGSKYKSMFASTNDAFCPTLKGVTNSELSPEIESVMEIVIDGLTFDDIALSMKAGIEAICALGPASGVKRISAGNYGGKLGPHLFNLHEILKKTG; from the coding sequence ATGTTACTGAACAGCATACAAATCGACGACACCTTTGCCGAAGCATTCAATATGCGCGGCACCCGCGTCATCATCACCGCCCAGAATCACAAATGGGCATACCATGCCGCAAACGCCATGACCGGCTTTGCCACCTCGGTGATCGGCTGCGGTGTTGAAGCCGGCATCGAGCGGGAAATGACCGCGGAAGAAACGCCGGACGGCAGGCCAGGCGTCAGCATCCTGATGTTTGCCATGGGCAGCAAAGTGCTGATGCAGCAGCTGGAAACGCGCATGGGACAATGCATCCTGACCTGCCCTACCGCAGCGGCATTTTCCGGCATTGCAAGTGAAGACATGATCAGCCTGGGTAAACACCTGCGCTACTTCGGTGATGGCTACCAGACCTCGAAACTCATCGCCGGCAAACGTTACTGGCGCATACCGGTCATGGATGGCGAGTTCCTGACCGAAGAAACCACCGGCATGGTGCGCGCCATCGGCGGCGGCAACTTCCTGATTCTGGCCACCTCGCAGCCGGCGGCATTAGCCGCAGCCGAAACTGCGATTGACGCCATGAAAAAAATACCCAACGTCATCATGCCCTTCCCCGGCGGCGTAGTGCGCTCCGGCTCTAAAGTCGGCAGCAAATACAAAAGCATGTTCGCCTCCACCAATGATGCGTTCTGCCCCACCCTCAAAGGCGTTACCAACAGCGAACTATCGCCCGAAATCGAAAGCGTGATGGAAATCGTGATCGACGGCCTGACCTTTGACGATATTGCGCTATCGATGAAAGCAGGCATTGAAGCCATTTGTGCATTGGGCCCTGCCAGCGGCGTCAAGCGCATCTCCGCCGGCAACTATGGCGGCAAGCTGGGACCGCATTTGTTTAATTTACATGAAATCCTGAAAAAGACTGGTTAA
- a CDS encoding formylmethanofuran dehydrogenase translates to MKNSNLEDVPISITCPACGLLCDDVSLSTNPALSMQNGCTKGIRFFERALATPASATPLLAGKPASLEDAIIAAARILSKSRQPLFAGLGTEVQGMRAVASLAEKTNATLDHMHSEGTVNNTRTMQNSGWLTTTLSEIKNRADLILAIGTDITGSHPRFFEKLAWNTDQLFSKPTPELIFLGAPAETAKANVAPDGKAPTLIPAATSQLPEVINALNALLSGKKLNADHIAGIAPETLTGLIEKLKAAKYAVIVWSAGALKIPHAELAIQSIVQLVSKLNESTRAAGLPLNSGDGDSSVNNVSTWLSGYPTRSRYRNGIPEYDTYHFSTQKQLDSCDAVMWISTFNPHKVPETQPPAIVIGHPDIQCGHVPDVFIPTGIPGVDHAGLMFRMDSSITLPLKKVRDSGLPSLNEVMAKIEAQLLSETTA, encoded by the coding sequence ATGAAGAATAGCAATCTCGAAGACGTACCGATTAGCATAACCTGCCCTGCATGTGGCCTGCTGTGTGACGATGTCAGCCTGAGTACAAATCCTGCATTGTCCATGCAAAACGGCTGTACCAAAGGCATCCGCTTTTTCGAACGGGCGCTGGCGACTCCAGCATCCGCCACCCCGCTGCTGGCAGGCAAACCAGCCAGCCTGGAAGATGCAATCATTGCAGCTGCGCGGATATTAAGCAAAAGCAGGCAGCCTTTATTTGCCGGGCTGGGAACTGAAGTCCAGGGCATGCGCGCAGTAGCCAGCCTTGCAGAAAAAACCAATGCCACGCTGGACCATATGCATAGCGAAGGGACCGTCAACAATACCCGCACCATGCAGAACAGCGGATGGCTCACCACTACACTTTCTGAAATCAAAAACCGCGCAGACCTGATACTGGCCATCGGCACCGACATTACCGGCAGCCACCCGCGTTTTTTTGAAAAGCTGGCGTGGAACACCGACCAGCTCTTCAGCAAGCCAACACCGGAACTCATTTTCCTGGGGGCACCGGCTGAAACGGCAAAAGCGAATGTCGCACCTGACGGCAAGGCGCCGACGCTCATCCCCGCCGCCACAAGCCAGCTGCCGGAAGTCATCAATGCGCTTAACGCCCTGCTGAGCGGAAAGAAATTAAACGCTGATCACATCGCCGGCATTGCACCGGAAACATTGACCGGACTGATAGAGAAATTAAAAGCCGCAAAATACGCAGTCATCGTATGGTCAGCCGGCGCCTTGAAAATCCCGCATGCGGAACTGGCCATCCAGAGCATCGTACAGCTGGTCAGCAAGCTCAACGAGAGCACTCGCGCCGCTGGCCTGCCTTTGAACTCAGGGGACGGCGACAGCTCGGTCAACAACGTGAGCACATGGCTCTCGGGCTACCCGACCAGAAGCCGCTACCGCAACGGCATACCTGAATATGACACATACCACTTCTCGACGCAAAAACAGCTGGACAGCTGCGATGCTGTCATGTGGATCAGCACGTTCAATCCGCATAAGGTGCCGGAAACCCAACCCCCTGCGATCGTGATCGGCCACCCGGATATTCAATGTGGGCACGTCCCCGATGTGTTCATTCCGACAGGAATCCCCGGTGTTGACCATGCCGGCCTGATGTTCCGCATGGACAGCTCCATCACGCTGCCGCTGAAAAAGGTGCGTGACAGCGGTTTGCCCAGCCTGAATGAAGTCATGGCAAAAATTGAAGCACAGCTTTTGAGTGAGACTACAGCATGA
- a CDS encoding formylmethanofuran dehydrogenase subunit C, with protein sequence MNALTFTLKQNLQQSINCSALTPDNLAGKTAAEIGSISLTSDKHPLRAADVFEISGSDTQQLCFKNATARLDYIGAGMSSGSITVEGDAGAYLGSGMRNGEILCTGNTAAFAASNMRGGLLTINGNTGDFLGAGSEGSRKGMLGGTVIVRGNAGDRAGDQMRRGLILIEGNAGDYCGSRMIAGTIGVLGDLGVYTAFNMHRGTLLLKKKPQLHATMQDCGIHTLPFLNLLFKSFSKYNTSFSALNSLRAQRFVGDSAYGGNGEILILSA encoded by the coding sequence ATGAATGCATTAACCTTTACCTTGAAACAAAACCTGCAGCAAAGCATTAACTGCAGTGCTTTAACGCCGGATAACCTGGCCGGAAAAACCGCGGCCGAGATCGGCAGCATCAGCCTGACATCCGATAAGCATCCATTACGGGCGGCTGATGTTTTTGAAATCAGCGGCAGCGATACGCAGCAGCTTTGCTTTAAAAATGCCACGGCAAGACTTGATTATATCGGCGCCGGCATGAGCAGCGGCAGCATCACCGTTGAAGGTGATGCCGGGGCATACCTTGGTTCCGGCATGAGAAACGGCGAAATACTCTGCACAGGCAATACCGCGGCATTTGCCGCCAGCAATATGCGGGGCGGCCTGTTAACCATCAACGGCAATACCGGTGACTTTTTAGGTGCCGGTTCTGAAGGTTCGCGCAAAGGCATGCTGGGCGGAACGGTGATTGTCAGAGGCAATGCCGGTGACCGTGCCGGCGACCAGATGCGGCGCGGCCTGATCCTGATTGAAGGCAATGCCGGCGATTATTGCGGCAGCCGCATGATCGCAGGCACCATCGGCGTACTTGGCGACCTGGGCGTTTACACGGCATTCAACATGCATCGCGGCACTTTGCTGTTAAAGAAAAAACCGCAGCTGCATGCCACCATGCAGGATTGCGGCATACATACCTTGCCGTTCCTAAACTTATTGTTCAAATCGTTTTCAAAATACAACACCAGCTTCAGCGCACTGAACTCACTGCGCGCACAGCGTTTTGTGGGCGACAGC